Proteins encoded in a region of the Anopheles aquasalis chromosome 2, idAnoAquaMG_Q_19, whole genome shotgun sequence genome:
- the LOC126569930 gene encoding uncharacterized protein LOC126569930 has translation MKCVLVACALLATVATIVATETTTDLEVSARNDKLSQAVIDFLENIKQSMPCGIPDLGIPVLAPFELDHLEFDVDETGLRFKGELNKVLVDGLNEFEIRKVKINALKLQLEFAFFFDSIRSAGKYLAKGTALGFIPFKRSGPFKFNVNGLAVNGTVKVQLKGDKVQIRDLRIVTTIKSVNSNFKKLLPSRLQTIIVNKIIESAVPRIINDNQEAITDKIENSVKPALNELLGELTLQDLIDATSGEGEGSLPVTC, from the exons ATGAAGTGTGTGCTAGTTGCTTGCGCCTTGCTGGCGACGGTTGCTACGATAGTCGCTACGGAAACGACGACGGACCTCGAAGTGTCGGCACGGAACGATAAACTCAGCCAGGCGGTGATCGATTTCCTGGAGAACATCAAGCAATCGATGCCGTGTGGCATTCCGGACTTGGGTATCCCGGTATTGGCACCGTTCGAGCTGGATCATCTGGAGTTTGACGTCGATGAGACGGGCCTGAG ATTCAAAGGTGAGCTCAACAAAGTCCTGGTCGACGGTTTGAATGAGTTCGAAATCAGAAAAGTGAAGATCAATGCCCTGAAGCTGCAGCTGGAGTTTGCgttcttcttcgattcgatccgcAGCGCCGGAAAGTATTTGGCCAAGGGTACCGCGCTCGGTTTCATTCCCTTCAAGCGCTCCGGACCGTTCAAGTTCAACGTCAATG GTCTCGCCGTTAATGGCACGGTCAAGGTGCAGCTCAAGGGGGATAAGGTGCAGATCCGCGATCTGCGCATCGTGACCACGATCAAGTCGGTCAACTCCAACTTCAAGAAGCTACTGCCGTCGCGCTTGCAGACGATCATCGTGAACAAGATCATCGAATCGGCGGTACCGCGTATCATCAACGATAACCAGGAAGCCATCACCGACAAGATCGAGAACAGCGTTAAGCCGGCCCTGAACGAGCTGCTGGGCGAGCTGACGCTCCAGGATCTGATCGATGCCACGTCgggcgaaggagaaggatcTCTGCCGGTCACGTGCTAG
- the LOC126572179 gene encoding uncharacterized protein LOC126572179: MKLSIVLLAMLAMLSNAAVIVPREQAPRTTLNEALAQLLENIRELLRTGDPERDIPVLAPLQTDRLDVDLSLGGLLDFTAILNNLYLDGLDRFQGTLTLNVMLMEFTYDFLFPDLLARGQYDADGRLFGLIPVFGFGNFNVQPRNLRIRGTAQIRQLPSGFLHMTELKANVRLDSLQNNIEGLLLGGELSDLLNAVIQDLVPSVLINFAPEVTDIISRLGIPIADSILNTMTLDDLFGLIPMNARKDN, from the exons ATGAAACTCTCCATAGTATTACTGGCCATGCTGGCCATGCTCAGTAACGCGGCTGTTATCGTGCCACGGGAACAGGCTCCTCGGACTACTCTAAACGAAGCGTTGGCTCAGCTGCTCGAGAATATTCGTGAGCTGCTGCGAACTGGAGATCCTGAACGTGACATTCCGGTGCTGGCACCGCTTCAAACCGATCGTCTCGATGTCGATCTCAGTCTCGGTGGATTGTTGGA CTTCACAGCTATCCTGAACAATCTGTACCTGGACGGGCTGGACCGATTCCAGGGAACGCTTACGCTGaacgtgatgctgatggagttTACGTACGATTTCCTGTTCCCCGATCTGCTCGCCCGCGGCCAGTACGATGCGGATGGTAGACTGTTCGGGTTGATTCCGGTGTTTGGATTCGGGAATTTTAACGTTCAGCCGCGCAATTTGCGTATCCGCGGCACGGCACAGATACGCCAGCTTCCCAGCGGGTTTCTTCATATGACCGAGCTGAAAGCAAACGTTCGCCTTGACTCGCTGCAG AACAACATCGAGGGATTGCTGCTTGGTGGGGAACTGTCCGATTTGCTAAACGCCGTCATCCAGGATCTGGTTCCGTCGGTGTTGATCAACTTTGCGCCGGAAGTAACGGACATCATCTCGAGACTTGGTATACCGATCGCCGATTCCATTCTGAACACGATGACGCTGGACGATCTTTTCGGTTTGATTCCGATGAATGCCAGGAAGGACAACTAA